The sequence GAAGAGGTTCAGGAGCTCGTCGACTCGCGATTCGGGCGCTCCGTACATCCTGCAGTAGAAGTTGAGGTTCTCCGCGGCCGTGAGGTCGTCATAGAGCAGAGGATCGTGAAGGACCACACCGATCTTCTTCCTCACCTGCCTCCCGTTGCTCGTGATGTCCAGTCCATCGATGAGAATGTCACCTGACGTCGCGCGGGAGAGCGTGCAGATTATCCTGATGAGCGTCGTCTTCCCCGCCCCGTTGGGTCCGAAGAGGACGGTGACCTGGCCACGCGCGATCTTCAGGCTGAGACCCCGTATTGCGACCAACGAACGGAACTTCTTCGTCAGGTTCCTGGTTTCGACAGCGATGTCCTCTGTGTCCTCGGTCTCCGTTCCATCGACCATCAGGTAGGCTCAATCTTCAAGCTCAGTAATAAACCATACGTCGAGCGGGGCGCTGAGAGATGGGTCGACCCGACAATAATGCCAGGCTCAACAATAATATACGAGCATTCGCTTTATGGCATCTGAGCCGAAGATGACCAACGGAAAACAGCCATGCGAACGCATCGTCGCGGAGATCCTCCCGACCATCCGGGCCAAACTCGCGCTCAGGATTCTTGGGGAATACGGTCTGAGTCAGATCAAGACCGCAGAGCTTCTCGGGGTCACTCAGGCCGCCGTTAGCCAGTATACCACGGGGAGGAGGGGGGACGAGAATGTGCTAAGGGAATTCCCGGACATCAATACAAAG comes from Candidatus Thermoplasmatota archaeon and encodes:
- a CDS encoding transcriptional regulator, which codes for MASEPKMTNGKQPCERIVAEILPTIRAKLALRILGEYGLSQIKTAELLGVTQAAVSQYTTGRRGDENVLREFPDINTKITKMAARLVEGLEDDERETMLCDICRMCQPGDGDSDRP
- the ccmA gene encoding heme ABC exporter ATP-binding protein CcmA yields the protein MVDGTETEDTEDIAVETRNLTKKFRSLVAIRGLSLKIARGQVTVLFGPNGAGKTTLIRIICTLSRATSGDILIDGLDITSNGRQVRKKIGVVLHDPLLYDDLTAAENLNFYCRMYGAPESRVDELLNLFGLKHRRNDRVAILSSGMVKRLSIARAMIHDPEILIFDEPFSSLDSDSIAKTMSLIGQLRDGGKTVLLATHHLREGYQVGERLLVMKKGRVVYDARKAETGADEFKSAYDELTGAGS